TATTTATCCTGCTCAAAAGCATCATTGTTTTCTGCATCAGTAGATGCACTAACACATCCCACAGGATTGCAATccaagggaggcatataattgcaATCATTAATACGGTGGCTAATTCTGAATTTTGTCTAAGCGTCCATCTTTGTAAACGTAGGAGTGGGGAGGATCTCAGgatctccacccaatttgggccAACTATCATGGTCCCTGAAGCTTGGCTTATCCTCTATTTTTTCTCTAATATAAACAGATAAAAGCAAAGCAGCAAACGAGGGGTAAACCTTGCCCAGTAAGGCGTCCACGCCGCCGTCCTCCTCGGGCGACGACACCGGCGCATCTTCCACCGTCACCTCCACAAATCCGCCGGAGACCTCCCCGCTCTtctcctccccggccggcgcgtcGGGCTTGTCCGTGACGACGGTGGCGGTGGTCGCGGACCCCGACGCCGACGCGGGCTCCTCGGACGGCACCGGGTCGGGCCTGGTCGGCGCGGCGGAGCGGCAGCGCCAGCCTCGTCGGGCCGGGGCGCGGAAGGCCGCGGAGGCGGGGAGCGGCCGGCGGTGGACGCGGGCCGAGGATAAGGGAGCGGAGGCCGCGGCGGTGGAGACGAGGACCTCCattctttcctctctctctctctctctctctctctctccacagtCCACActgcttttttctttcttttctgtggAGGGCGACCAAGCTGGGCTGGGGTTTGAGGTTTTGGTGAGCTCGCGGGGAGGATGAGGGGTGGTGGGCTGGCTGCCTCGCTGACGCGCAGATGTGTGCTCCACAGTCCACACTGACAGTGTGTAGTGCAGTGCCACTGTACCAGTGGTGGTTTGTCTTTGCCGTCGGAAACACAACAGGAGTCGCTTTTCTCGGCCCCGCGCCCGTGCTTCTCGTTGCGCTCTTTGGCTTTTGGCCGGATCTCCGGCTCTCCTTTTCTCCGTTTTTGCTTTTGGGAATTAATGATGGTTTTGGAATCCAAATAAATCAGCGTACGGTTCGAGCGGCCTCTGGAATATGCCGGAATACAATGGCATGAATAGTGGTTGTGGTGGTACAGTACAGGTGGAGCGTCCTGGTTTCTCCGTTCCTCTGTTTTGAAAATGACTTGCCTGGCTTTAATTTAATTCTAAAATGACTTGCCTGGCTTTAATTCTGCGCTATGCGGCCTCTGTACAACGCAAAATTGACATCGTATATAGGCTGCGTCATTTAATTTGAATCGAAGGTAACATCTTGTGCACTTGACTTGCGCCGACGCATGTACCTCGTTCACTCGTTGGGCAATACGAAATTCATGTCATTGGCAGGCCTGACTGCCAACATCAACAGAAAAATCTCCACCAATGTGATCTCCATTACAGATGGACAAATCTGTTTGGAAACAGAGCTCTTTTATCGTGGAATTAGACTAGCTATTAACGTTGGCTTATCCGTCAGTCGCGTCGGGTCTGCCGCTCAGTTCAAAGCTAAGAAACAAGTCTGCGGTAGTTCAAATCTGGAATTGGCACAATATCGCGAAGTGGCCGCCTTCGCTCAATTTGGGTCAGACCTTGATGCTGCGACTCAGGCATTACTCAATAGAGGTGCAAGGCTTACAGAAGTGCCCAAACAACCACaatatgaaccacttccaattgaaaAACAAATTGTTGTGATTTATGCTGTTGTCAACGACTTTGTGATCGAATGCCACTAGACAGAATTTCTCAATGTGAAAAAGCCATTCTAAGTACTATTAATCCAGAATTACAAAAATCCTTCTTAGAAAAAGGTGGCTTaaccgaaagaaagatggaacCAGATGCTTCTTTAAAAAGAAAGCACTTTGCCTTACCTGTTAATTAATAAAAAAGGTTGCCCCTTACTCGCAGATGTAGGAagtcaccttttcttttccttgggcAGTACCTCCTAACAAGATTGTTCTGTTTGGATCTTGGTCCATGCTGGCCTTTTTATCAATTTTGACGATTGGATCTCTCTATGAATGGAAAAGGGGTGCTTCAGATCGAGAGTAACCACTTTTGAAAGGGCGGAGGGGGGAAAAGGAAAGTCTAAGCGACATATGGCACAAAAAGGAAATCCAATTTCGGTAAGACTTGATCTATCATCTGATTCTGGTTTTTTCAATGGGGGGGGGGGACTTTTC
Above is a window of Triticum aestivum cultivar Chinese Spring chromosome 6B, IWGSC CS RefSeq v2.1, whole genome shotgun sequence DNA encoding:
- the LOC123138309 gene encoding protein CURVATURE THYLAKOID 1D, chloroplastic; this translates as MEVLVSTAAASAPLSSARVHRRPLPASAAFRAPARRGWRCRSAAPTRPDPVPSEEPASASGSATTATVVTDKPDAPAGEEKSGEVSGGFVEVTVEDAPVSSPEEDGGVDALLGKLDIQVTPTSVILGGGALIALLILSKIISAIDSVPLLPNVLEIVGTGYSVWFITRYLLFKESRDELFAKFEDLKNNII